TTTGTCTAGCTGTGACCTGCCCTTGTGCTCCCCCACCCCAGGGGCCATCCTAGACATCACCCTGATTGCCAACGTGCAGAGCCTGTCCCACTCcaacttcttcctctcctgtgtCATGGGGGAGCGCGATGTGAGCTACCTGCAGATCGAGCGGGAGAACAAGATTGTGATGACGCACCCCAAGACTGGCTTCCAAAACTACCGCAACCGCAGCAACCACGTCCAGGCCAGGGGCTTCTCCATGGCTGACCTGGTGGGAATCCTCTACTGCCTGGGGCGCACCCCGACTGAGCAGGCCCAGGTGGTCTATGTGCACAACAGCCACAACGGTGAGtggctgggggagcagtgggcaGCCTCCCCACCTGCCAGCTGGGCCCACATGGGAGATATCTACCCCATGCTTTGCAATCCTGGTGCATATTGGCATAGTGGGGGGACAGTGGTGACCTACAAGTGAGGTTTGGGGTCTGCCAGCACCAGTGAGATTGAGAAGGGATATGTGTTCAGTTGGAAGACCATGGCTGAGCCCCATGGAGGCATGCAGCaggtgatgggcagcagcacaggcagccatCTGGGCTAGGAATGGTGCCGTGGGGCAGGGCAAGGTCCAAAAGGAAACTGGGTGCCCTTGGAGGATGTGGTGGGGTCTGGAAATCATTAACCAGGGTTGGGGGTAGCTCATTGGAGCTGTGCCAGATTCACGCCACaggctcccagggaggtggtagtgCTGGTGTGCATCTCTGACAGCCTCCCAGGGAGCTTAGCAAGCATCATGGCACAGCAGTGTGTCACCACTTCAGCACTGGGATATTGCCAGGCAACATTCCCATGGTGCACTGTCGCCAAAGGTAGTGCTGGACTTTTGTGTCCCACTCCCCTTTGGGGCCATAAAAGCTGAAAGGGCCTCTCAAGCCTGGCtagcagcagggacaccacccAGGATAGCACTCTGCCACACTGCCCACCCTCACCTCTACTCCGTTTTTGCTTAAGACTTTGCAAAACTATTTGGACCAGAATTTTCTGTGATAGATGTTTTCCACGGGATACTTTCTAGCTCTTTTTAGAAAGTTTTGCCTAAGACAGTTGAGCTTTTGCAGAGAATGAGGTGAAGGGATACAAGTTTCCCTGTCTGTGTTTAAAATGCAGCTTTAGCAAGCAGCTCTAATATACCGGAGATGCACGCATCACCAGTCAGGGGGTGGATAATCAAAAGAGCACAGCAATATTGGGCTCAGAGCATATGCTGCTCTCTACAGTGTTTGTATAACACTTTGTTTATGGCTACATGGTTTATGTGGTTGTATACACTGCTCACATAGTGCATATGTGaggtgtgaggtgcccctgcccatggcaggggggttggaactagatgatccctgtggtcccttccaaccctgactgattctatgattctatcttggAGCTGGGGAACAGAGGCTGTTGGTGTGCTCCAAGCATTGCTCAAGTAGCAGGGACCAGCCTGTGTCCTCAGCCAGAAGCTCAACCCAAAAATGGCATCAGTCCTATTGGAAACAGTGCTGGCCAGTCTGGGCAAGAAGAGTGGCAGAAAGGTGCCAAGGGAGGGAGGCAAAGGCACTGGGAGACAGCATTGAAGGCATGACtagtgggggtgtggggggtgtgtgtgtgtgtgtggagcacAGAGGGGACTCTTGAACCCCCAGGTGTTCTCATATGTTGGTCATGGAGGAAGGCAATGGCTCTGGCCCTCCATCTGCATGACAGAGTGTCAAGACAACTCTCCTGTCCTGGGTTGACACAGCCAGGCCAAAATAGCACTGTGGAGGAGCTGGTCAGTGTCTGGGTCCAAGCATCTCTGAGAGTTACAAATGACAAAAAATGGCTTTTTCCTAAGGGTCAAACAAGCTGCTGTTGCTCTGTTTAAtttagagaaggagaaattaaaaaaaaacaacagagaaaagtaaacaacaaaaattacatctttgcagggaaagggaagccTGTGTGCAAAACCCACAGGGGAGGCTTGTTAAGCCAACAAGTGCACCAAGGCAGGCAAAGGTGATGAAGCAGCAGGTGATGAGGAATGATGTTAGAGGAAAGCTGGCATCTCCATGCACAAAGAACAACATAAGAAGGAGGGTAAACTTTGGAAGTTTTGCTGTAAAAACAAAGTAAAGCACACCCAAGATGTCCCAGGGAGCAATTTCAGAAGGGTTGAAATCTggcaataaataattttttacaatATCCAGAGCAGTAAAATGCTCAGAATAAGCAATTGCagaaaaccaatttttttttagttttgcatCCATGTGCACAATAAGGCTTGTTATGGGATCTAAAATGCCAGAGCAGATAGCAGGAGACAGGTGATTGAATagccaaacagagcagcagTGTTGTCAGGCTGGGCTTGCCCTGAGCAGGGATGTCCTCTGCCTGTGGGGCTGCTGCTTGAACACCAACCTTCCCTGAAAGCTTTCTAGGTAGAGAGTTACAGGCCTGTAAACCCAAATTGGGATGTTGCAAATGAGTAGAAACTGTGCTATAGAGCATAATTTGTAGTTCTGTGGTCcttgagaaggaggaggtgtGAGTTTGCAGTGGGAGGATCTCTGGGGTGGCAGCAGTGAGGATGTTGTGGATGACCCACTTGACGTTGTTTGCTCAGGTTCCTGGAGAAAATTGGGAAGGTTCCCTTTCAAAGGCTTTTAGAGAGAAACTCTGCACCCAgggggtggcaggggaggtCTTTGGGTGGGTGTGCAACTGActaagaaaggaagcaaaaatagGAGTTAATTTGTGGTTCTTGTCACACGGGCGAGTCCCCTCTAGCATGGTGGCTGGGTCTGCAGGGATCTGTGCTGGTTACAAATCATTGAACAAGCAGCTATGTCAGCTGCTgtccctgagctgctcagagagacAAGGGCATGGATGAGCTCTGTGAGGGGCTGCAGGTACCAATGAGCACTGATGGAGTGACAGAGAAGGTAAAGGCAAAGTGCTATGTTTGGGGATCCTCAAGGGATGTGTCAGTCTGTCACTGTATTGAGATGGAATGGAACAGAGTGAGACAGCGAGGGCCACGTCTGTGTGCCCTTTATAAAGGACTCCAAAGTCCATGGTAGAAAGATCCCAACTAAAGGGATGGGTGGGGAGGTGATTCTGAGCTGTGTGACCTGTAGTGCCCTTTCTTGGGTGTCTGCAGCAtgtgctgcttcctcctggccCCTGGCCTCgcccagctggctgtgcctTAGCTCCAGCCCGGGGTGGCTGTTTTAGTGTGTGCAAGCTGGTGTGCTGGCAGGATCCAAGAGCCAGCGCCCGTCTGTGGCCTCTTTTGTGTCTGCCGTGGCACGCCCAGGGCTTGGTTTCCCAGGCTGTAATGTATTTATAGCCCTGTTTGTGCTCAAAGCTGGGCACTGGCTGATTCACACTTACGCCTTGAGAGCTCATTGCTGCTGCATGCCCCTGCACTTGGGAAATCAGCTGGAGAGGTCAGGAAGGGACTGCCTGTTCCTGCAGAGGCTCAAGGAGGTCTCAGCTCCCATGCAAGGTGGATGGGGAGGCATGTTGTGACGTCTCAGCAGAAACATACAGTGGGTACTGGGCTGCACAAGGGCAATGCTTTGGGATGGATGGtctgagggtgctggcactgctctTGGGTGTTACTGCCCTGGGTGCAACCACCACTCATtctgttcctcctcctccacagcccACCTCTTCCCAGTGAAGGCCACACAGTCTGTGAATGTCGCTGAACCAATCACCTTCTCTGCCAAAGTCCTCAAAAGGAAGGAGACAGACGTTATGTGGAAAAGAAATGGCAAGTGGGCCTGAGAGAGGGCACAGGGATGGGGTTGCTCATAGCTGGTTCCTGGCACCAGCCCCAGGGGTACAGGAGGGCCCTGAGTCACTGTTTGCCCTCTTGCAGGCACCTACTACCAGACCACGGACCGAGGTGAGGTGCGGGGTGACCTCGTCACCCTGACGCTCCCCAATGTCAGTGTGAGTGAAAATGGTGTCTACAGCGCCACATTCATGGGGGACAGTCCCCTGTGGAGTGCCTTCTACCGCCTGATCGTGAGAGGTGAGAGGGGCCCTGGCTCCCTGGGATGTGCAGACAAGCAGCTGTACCCTGCCCTTTGGCCTGGTACCACCCTGTGCCCCCTCTGACTCTCTCAACAGCCTGCCCTGCAAAAAAATGGGGACCATCCTGTGAGAAAGATTGTCCTGACTGTCTGAATGGTGGCATCTGCCATGACCACGTTGGCGAATGTGTCTGCCCTCCTGGGTTCATGGGCACCCGCTGTGAGCGAGGTAGGTGTCAGGCTGCCTGGCAGTGGGAGCTGTGCCTAGGGCATGCATGGGGGTCCCATGTCCTGGGCGTCCCATGTCCTGGGCACCATGGCCACAGACTCTATATGTGTCTCACACCTGCAGTGTGTCCTGTTTCTGGAGCAGGGCTAGGTCATTCATCTTCCCAGCAGGACACAGGTCCTGTGCCTGCTCAGGGTGATGTGATATAGGGTTCAGGACACCTGAGCCAACACCATGCCATGCACAAGCAGCGTGCATAGGTGAATGGTAGGTAAGGGCAGACTGTGCTTGCTCTTCCAGCCTGCCGGGAAGGGCAGTTTGGCCGCAATTGCCAGGAGACGTGCCAGagagcccagggctgcaggggacTGAGCTTCTGCTTGCCGGACCCCTATGGCTGCTCCTGCGCCTCAGGCTGGAGTGGCTCCCGCTGCAATCAAGGTACGAGGACACGGGCATCAAGCATCCATCAGCTCACCCAGCTTCCtccagagcacagctctgccctccagcgGTAGCACCACCTGTGCAaacctctcccagcctgagtCGCCAtaggctgagcagtgctgctgcctgcaccagcTGCCCACAGTTTCCCCGCTGTGTCCTGCACCAGAGCCGGGGCTAACAGCGAGctcttctcttcctgcagcctgtcccGCGGGATACTATGGTCCTGACTGCACCTTGGAGTGTGCCTGCCAGAACGGGGGCAGCTGTAACCGCTTCAGTGGCTGTGTCTGCCCAGCAGGGTGGCACGGACAGCACTGTGAGAAGTCAGGTgaggctggcacagggctgcagcacgTTTTCTGTCCCCAAGCCTCAAGAGAGTTCTGGCACCTGCCTCACtggtgactgagggagctgttgGCTACCAACCTCACCAGCTGTCTCAGCTGCCCCTCTTGCCTGCAGAAATAGCTCCCAACCCTCTAGAAAGCAGGATGCTGCAAGAAGAGCATCTATGCCCCCCTGGTATTAGCCATGCCAAGAGCATTGCTGAACCTGGCCCATGGGGTGGGAATAGGGGCTGGACCACAACATCTGGCACTGGCCTTCTGACACCAGGGTCTGGGTGCAGCTGGGGCCACAAAAAGGTCTTGTTCCTGGGGAGGAGTGCGACCAGTCCTAATGCCAATTTCCGTGTACCAGACCGGTTCCCCCAGATCATCCAACTGGCCTCGGAGCTGGAGTTCAACCTGGGCTCAGAGCCCATTGTCAGCTGTGTGGCCACCGGCAACCCACTGCCTGCCAGTGACAGCGTGGAGCTGCGCAAGGCTGATGGCACTGTACTCAAGGTATCTCTCCTGTGCCCTACCACCATCCCCGTGTCGCCATCTGCCTCACAAGCATCCATCTCCCCAGTGGACTACCAGGCAGCTTTAGGCCAGCATGGGGAGCTAGAGGGCTGAGCCAGGCAGGCACCTGATGGTACCCTCTGTGCCCACAGCTCATCAAAGCCATCATTGAGCCAGGGCAGATCACATGCGAGTTTCAGGTGCAGCAGCTGACCAAGGCGgacacagggctctgggagTGCCGGGTTTCCACGACCGGGGGCCAGGACAGTCGTAAAGTCAAGGTCAACATCAGAGGTGAGGAAAGAGTGGTGGCATGAGCAGGATGAGCTAGGGTTGATGGGGGAGGCTGACAGCACAGTGTGGCAATGGCAAATGACCTGCACTGGGCTGGGTACCACCCATCATGTGCCATAGTGTCAGCAGACAGGTTTGGGTGGTGATAAAAGATTTATCTGACAAAGCTGGAAGGAGCCAAGAGGTGGAAGATGTACCCACGCTCTGCTCCTTGTTGCTCCCAGTCCCACTGGGTcattctccccttcctccctaaGTGCCACCAGTGCCCCTGGCTGCCCCCCGGCTGCTGGCCAAGCAGAGCCGCCAGCTTGTGGTGTCACCTGTGGACTGCTTCTCTGGTGATGGACCTATCATCTCTATCAAGCTGCTCTACAAGCCCAAGGATGACACCTCAGCATGGTCATCCATTGTGGGTATGTCTCTGCCAGGGTGTGGGGAGCACAGGTAAGACCTGGGCAGGAGGGGACATCTGCCCCAGTtggtgaggtgctggggtgggCAGAAGTATGCATCCCAGGTGCCTCATGGTGATGTTGAGGAGGATGCCAATCACAGGGCAGATTGTGGGTCATGGGCATGGCTTTGACATATCCTCTTGGCCAACAGTTGACAACAGCGAGAACATCACCCTCATGAATCTCCGTCCTGTGACTGCCTATATCGTCAAGGTGCAGCTGAGGCGGCCTGGGGATGGTGGGGAGGGCAGCAAGGGGCCAGAGGCTGTCATGGTGACTGAGTGCCTTGGTAAGCCTTCATCTCCCTCACCATTGCcctgaccctcacagtgacccTACTCTTAACCCTTCACAGTGCAGGATCTGCAAAGCCTCAGGGCTGATGTGCTGTGAGGTTTTGCTGCCTCTTTATTTACAGAGCCCACAGTCAAGCCTGTGATTGAAGGTTGGTCTATAGAGGAGAAAAACACACTTCATGTCAACTGGAAGTTGCCAAATAACCACGAGCCAGCCCATGGGTTCATTGTCCACCTCTTTGACTCTGCAAAGCAGCTAGTGTGTGAGAAAAATATCACATCCATCTCAGTGCTTTCTGCCCGCATCGGGGATCTGGAGTTCAACAAGGAATATGGACTAGAAGTGCTGGTGTACCACTGCACCAGCCTGGGGCCTCCCTCTGACCTCTACAAGGTCATGATCAACAGCAAAGGTGGGTCCACTGCAACAGAGTGAATTATTACAGTGAATTGCAATGATAAATCAGTTATAATTATAACAGTGAGCATCCCCAGGTCCAGCTTCTGTTGCATCCCATCACTGATAGAGTATAAACAGCTGCCTGGGGGGAAATGGGTCCTTTTCCCACTAGAccctgcagcctccagcactAAGCAGCTGAGACACATCCTAAACTGAACATGACATTCAGGCCATCATGAGTGGTGCTCACGAGCTGATCTGTCTTCTGCAGCCTTGCCAaagtcctgctgcagcctttaCAACACCCTGTGGCAACAAGTTCCTTGATATAACTATActttgtatgaaaaaaaaataatttccctttGGTTCACTTGAACCTTACTGCCTAGAAATTTTGCTGGATGATCACTAGTGCTTGGGAAGAACTTCAGTCCCTCCTGTAGGCAGATATGTACATGCACGTGGGTGGGAGACTGTGGGAAGTCGGACCATCAGCCTGACCAAACTCTCTGTCAGCCAAGGAGGAAGGAGTGCACAAGGCCTTTGGTGAGGATCAGTGCCAACTGGTACATGTTGGGAGGGCTGGTGGGCATCAGGCTTGGAAGATGTGTGGTTTTCTCCCAACAGTTCTTCTAAGAGCTTTGTGTGATTTGGCAGTTTGGGGATAGGGATGTGCACTGGCTGGAGAAGTCTCAGAGGAGGTGATGAGAAGCTTTCTTCAAGCCTCAGTCTATGAGGGAGGCTTGAAGAAAGATAATATCTCAAGGGTTAGTCAATACACAGACATATAGCTTGACAGTCCCTGAAGCTGGGAGCAGTTAGGGGTACAGACCTGCCTCACTGTTGTACCTGGAAagcacctccacctcctcctgtaCCTCCTCCAAGTAGAAGTCAGGGGTCCCTGGAGGTTCCTCAAAGCTGGCACAGCTTTAGTTGTGATCATCATCCAAGGGTCTAGTCCTTACAGCAGCAttcaggctctgcagcaccaaGAGCCTCATGTTGGGACTGACACTCTCCTCTGCTTGTCCCAGGGCCTTCCTCACCACGGTTGCTGTCAGCAGAGTCAGTGTCCGACACTGCCGTCAGGCTTTCATGGCAGGTCCCTGAGTACCCCAATGGGGGCATCACCAAGTACATcgtggagctgcagcaggtgggAGGCACCAGTGAGCCCCAATGGATCGACACCGACAGTGGCGCTGAGACCACCAAGATTGTCGGGGGCCTCAACACCAGCACAAGTTACCAGTTTCGCGTCCGTGCCAACTCCCATGTCCCAGGGGAATGGAGCCAGCCTGTGAAAGCCAAGACCCTGGGGGACGGTGAGAGGGGTGTCCGAGCAGGCAGGCTCTACTGAAGCTTGAGCTTAGCGCTTGAGTCAACAAAGGGTGACTGGGATTCTCATGGTAAACTCAGAGTGGCTCTCAAACAGCAGCCCAAGCCCAAACATTTGGTGTCTTCAGAAATTCTGCTTCTCCTAGTCCTGATGGGGCAGGTGTGGCATGGTGAGAACATGGTAACCACAGAGTGGCTCTGCCTTGCCAGAGGGTGACATGGTGCATGAGGGGCTAGAGAAGCAGGGCAAAGCCAGCACAGGAAGAGCTGTTGGCTTGACCGAGAACTGGTTGGAGGCTCAGAGACCAGTGGGTTTGGTGACAGGGCCTGGGCAGTGATGCACTCACCCCTGTGTCACCATGACAACAGGAGTTTAGGATGTGGTTGTGGTGTTTTCATGGGGTCCCAGGGTGCTGGAAGAGGGCTGCTATCTTGGTGCCTGGGCACCTGTTACAGCCCATGCAGGGTTCAGCTGTGAACCATTCATTGGCTTTCCATCCCTCTTTTTGGCAGGAGCACTGAGTGTGccacccagcctgggcagccagaGCACTGAGCAGGCTGGAATAGACCAACAGCTGCTATTGGCCATCGTTGGCTCTGTGTCTGTCACCTGCCTCACCATCCTTTTTGCCCTCCTGGCACTTTTCCTCAtcaagaagaattttttccacCGGCGCCGCACCTTTACATACCAATCTGGCTCGGTGAGTGCCATCTGCCCCACCAGGACTGTGTCCCCAGCTCCCCACATCCCAGCCCGATCCAGGTCGCGCTCCATAGCCTCCAGTCCGGACACAGCCAGACCTCGCTTCCACTCAGAGAGGGTGCGGAGCCCACCCTTGCCCACGACACCTGCCCTGACGGGACTGCCACACGGGCAGAGAGGTGCCCGGTGCCCCTAACCTCACCCACTCCTGTCTGCCAGGGGGAAGAGACCATCTTGCAGTTCAACTCAGGAACCCTGACCTTGACTCGCCGGCCCAAGCCACAGCCTGAGCCACTCAGCTACCCAATCCTGGAGTGGGAAGACATCAAGTTTGAAGATATGATTGGGGAAGGCAACTTTGGGCAGGTGATCAGGGCCATGATCAAAAAGGATGGCCTGAAAATGAATGCAGCCATCAAGATGTTGAAAGGTGGGCATGGGAGAAGATGAGCAGGGCAGGTTGGGGGATGTAGCTGCATCCTAGGACATGCCTGGGACTTAGATGGGGCAGGAGCTatcagaggaggagcagaggaagggtTCTTGTTGTAGGACTGAGATATTCATCCTTCATTGCTTGCAGAATTTGCTTCAGAGAATGACCATCGAGACTTTGCTGGGGAACTTGAGGTCCTGTGCAAACTGGGCCATCATCCCAACATCATCAACTTACTGGGTGCCTGTGAGAACAAGGGTGAGGActgttcccttctcctctctccccagccccaAAGCTCCTGTTCAGCTAATGTAGTCTTCTTTGCTGGGGAGCGCTCCATGATCCCAACCTCCTCATGTCCCCAGGCTATCTGTACATCGCCATTGAGTATGCTCCCTATGGAAATCTCCTTGACTTCCTCCGCAAAAGTCGAGTCTTGGAGACAGACCCAGCCTttgccaaagagcatggcactGCCTCCACTCTCACCTCCCAACAGCTCCTCCAGTTTGCTTCAGATGTGGCCAAGGGGATGCAGTACCTGAGTGAAAAGCAGGTACATCCCCAGCAAGATGCTCCGACCATCCATACCCTGGGGCCTGGTGACTCCAGAAAAGGACATCAGACCCCTAGGGCTAGAAGAGTGTGTGGCTCATGCTGACTGCAGATCCCTTTCAGTTCATTCACAGAGACCTGGCAGCCAGGAATATCCTGGTAGGAGAAAACCTGGCCTCCAAGATTGCTGACTTCGGCctctccagaggagagga
This genomic interval from Indicator indicator isolate 239-I01 chromosome 10, UM_Iind_1.1, whole genome shotgun sequence contains the following:
- the TIE1 gene encoding tyrosine-protein kinase receptor Tie-1; protein product: MGLQVYLLLLLAQLAGAILDITLIANVQSLSHSNFFLSCVMGERDVSYLQIERENKIVMTHPKTGFQNYRNRSNHVQARGFSMADLVGILYCLGRTPTEQAQVVYVHNSHNAHLFPVKATQSVNVAEPITFSAKVLKRKETDVMWKRNGTYYQTTDRGEVRGDLVTLTLPNVSVSENGVYSATFMGDSPLWSAFYRLIVRACPAKKWGPSCEKDCPDCLNGGICHDHVGECVCPPGFMGTRCERACREGQFGRNCQETCQRAQGCRGLSFCLPDPYGCSCASGWSGSRCNQACPAGYYGPDCTLECACQNGGSCNRFSGCVCPAGWHGQHCEKSDRFPQIIQLASELEFNLGSEPIVSCVATGNPLPASDSVELRKADGTVLKLIKAIIEPGQITCEFQVQQLTKADTGLWECRVSTTGGQDSRKVKVNIRVPPVPLAAPRLLAKQSRQLVVSPVDCFSGDGPIISIKLLYKPKDDTSAWSSIVVDNSENITLMNLRPVTAYIVKVQLRRPGDGGEGSKGPEAVMVTECLEPTVKPVIEGWSIEEKNTLHVNWKLPNNHEPAHGFIVHLFDSAKQLVCEKNITSISVLSARIGDLEFNKEYGLEVLVYHCTSLGPPSDLYKVMINSKGPSSPRLLSAESVSDTAVRLSWQVPEYPNGGITKYIVELQQVGGTSEPQWIDTDSGAETTKIVGGLNTSTSYQFRVRANSHVPGEWSQPVKAKTLGDGALSVPPSLGSQSTEQAGIDQQLLLAIVGSVSVTCLTILFALLALFLIKKNFFHRRRTFTYQSGSGEETILQFNSGTLTLTRRPKPQPEPLSYPILEWEDIKFEDMIGEGNFGQVIRAMIKKDGLKMNAAIKMLKEFASENDHRDFAGELEVLCKLGHHPNIINLLGACENKGYLYIAIEYAPYGNLLDFLRKSRVLETDPAFAKEHGTASTLTSQQLLQFASDVAKGMQYLSEKQFIHRDLAARNILVGENLASKIADFGLSRGEEVYVKKTMGRLPVRWMAIESLNYSVYTTKSDVWSFGVLLWEIVSLGGTPYCGMTCAELYEKLPQGYRMEKPRNCDDEVYELMRQCWRDRPYERPPFAQISMQLIRMLEARKAYVNMALFENFTYAGIDATAEEA